CATGGACGATGTATATCAACAAAATCTGGCCTGAATATTCAGTAGGGTCCTTGCCAAGCTCTCTGTAGTCATCCTGCAGGAGGCTCTGCTCCACACCCTCCTCCTCACTGGGACTTTCCTCATCTTGTACCCCATTTGATGGCTTTCCTCCCAAATAAACGTCACTTTCTCCACCTGACTGCCTAACATACTCAACCTTtgggtggtgtgggtggtgggGCAGAGCCTGGGCTTCCTCTGTCCGAACGTTCTCATCATCTGTGATTTTGTGGAGAGCGTAGATgatatagaagatggatggtgTAGATACCAGGACAATTTGGAAGACCCAGAAGCGCAGATGTGAGACTGGCGCAAATGTGTCGTAGCAGACGTTGTTGCAGCCTGGCTGGAGTGTGTTGCAGATGAACTTGGACTGCTCGTCACTGTACACTGCATCCCCTATAAGGGTCACTAGCAGGATTCGGAAGATCAGCAACACTGTCAGCCAGATCTTCCCTATCACTGTTGAATGGTTCTGAACCTCCACTAGGAAACGTCCAAGAATTGACCAGTCTCCCATGTTTCACACTGTGAGGACACAAGAGCTGGTTTAAGTCTAATCATGAATGGAAAAACCCTTAAAGAAACATTCCAGCATTTTCCCAATCCACCATATCTGTTGTGCATATGTAATTAACAGAGAAATTAATCCAGGGAACTCAATAAACTATTAGAATTATACAAATTTGAAAATTTTCAGGATGAAACCACTCCACCGCTAGCCCAGTATTTCTGTGATAAAGTCCTGACTAGAATTCTCATTCTAAGCCCTTTGTTGTTGGAGTGTGATGTTTATAATTCCATTCATCATCATTCTCCTAAGGGCAATTTAGAGTCACCAATTTGCCAGCATGTTTTAGAGAGGTGGGAGGAAATCCATACAGACAtgagaagaaaatgtgaaacagtaacctgagctcaggatggaACTGGGGACCATTTAGCTGTGAGGCAGAAGCACTACCTGCTGTGCAGCCATGTCATCCTAATTTACAAATACTTTTAACCAAAAATGTTTTGCATAATAGATGTTTATTACTGtaagtgtgtttagtgttctcAGTACACATGTGGAAATGTGTGGAAATACTTTTCTCTGATAATCACAATTTTGCTACAGGTACATTAGATAAAAAAAAGCTTGAGAACTGCTGGaatatttctttaatatatGATCTTTGTTCACTATCAGCTACTCTTACACAGTGGTTCTATAGTATATAACAACTTCTGTGATAACTTGAGTTGTAGAAATAATGGTTAAGTGACCAAGCTGCAATTTATACAGATTTATAGAAAAATGAAGACACTCACCTTGTGTGATTTGTCTCTGTTTCATCCAGATCTGACAAAATGCACAAAAGTACATATTGTCCATACACATGTCTACATTTGTAGAGAAACCTGTCAGAGGGAATGAACTCCACTGAGCGAGCTCTGGAAGAATGGGCTGAATAAATGTATTCAGGCCTTCCACCCAGTACAGTGAACTGTATTCAGACAAAGACTCCCAATGTACAACACAGCAAAGATTTAAAGATACAATAGGAGGCAACGTCTCTGGATGTCCATGAACAGTTAAATACACTATTCAGATGAATCTGCTGGAATGGGAAACAATGCTAATTCATGAAGCGTTTCTACCTgacttaaaaaatattaaacctGAAAATATTTATGAATCAAATAGTAATCTGTTTTCTACAGTGTTAAACATCTGTTATTCAACCCTGATCAttaataaaaactgaaaaagtaCCAtagacaaaatgaaaaaaaaaaaagaccacagAGAAATGCTTTTATCTAGATATTACTAGCAACACAGCTCTCCTGAGTT
The window above is part of the Hemibagrus wyckioides isolate EC202008001 linkage group LG17, SWU_Hwy_1.0, whole genome shotgun sequence genome. Proteins encoded here:
- the LOC131368236 gene encoding gap junction delta-2 protein: MGDWSILGRFLVEVQNHSTVIGKIWLTVLLIFRILLVTLIGDAVYSDEQSKFICNTLQPGCNNVCYDTFAPVSHLRFWVFQIVLVSTPSIFYIIYALHKITDDENVRTEEAQALPHHPHHPKVEYVRQSGGESDVYLGGKPSNGVQDEESPSEEEGVEQSLLQDDYRELGKDPTEYSGQILLIYIVHVVFRSILEIMFLVGQYYMFGFKVPFLFRCKAYPCPTRTDCFVSRATEKTIFLNFMFSTSLGCFLLNIAELHYLGWVYIFRILYRACIRCWESKRKLHVSHMFPLQLRLRHSLRGRLVLQSSSATLSHEKTATAMLSHGPSIAFETDSTLECTSKTNLEEKTCTGIKLSNITKLNSKKSWL